One genomic window of Pseudoxanthomonas sp. includes the following:
- the trxC gene encoding thioredoxin TrxC yields the protein MSEPLLIACPHCHARNRVPAERLREVPTCGRCHEALFSGHPVALDATTFDIHARDSDLPLLVDFWAPWCGPCKMMAPHFEAAAAQLEPRLRLAKVDTDAQPALGARFGIRSIPTMAVFLHGRELGRQSGAMQGGEIVRWALSLV from the coding sequence ATGAGCGAGCCCCTGCTGATCGCCTGCCCGCATTGCCACGCGCGCAACCGCGTGCCTGCCGAACGCCTGCGCGAGGTGCCCACCTGCGGCCGTTGCCACGAGGCGCTGTTCAGCGGGCATCCGGTGGCATTGGATGCGACCACGTTCGACATCCATGCGCGTGACAGCGACCTGCCGCTGCTGGTGGATTTCTGGGCGCCTTGGTGCGGGCCGTGCAAGATGATGGCCCCGCATTTCGAGGCTGCTGCCGCGCAGCTGGAACCGCGCCTGCGCCTGGCCAAAGTGGATACGGATGCACAGCCAGCGCTTGGGGCGCGGTTCGGGATTCGCAGCATCCCGACGATGGCAGTGTTCCTGCACGGCCGCGAGCTGGGCCGGCAGTCGGGGGCGATGCAGGGTGGGGAGATTGTGCGATGGGCGTTGAGTCTGGTTTGA
- a CDS encoding LysR family transcriptional regulator, which yields MPKKSAASRLRLRVLLTPDIALGPGKAELLERVQDTGSISAAGRQMGMSYKRAWDLVDAMNRVFDEPVVLASKGGSGGGGAVLTPFGTRVLARYRRIEQTCAEAAAADLRWLSAHCASP from the coding sequence ATGCCGAAAAAATCCGCCGCCAGCCGACTTCGCCTGCGCGTGCTGCTCACACCCGACATCGCGCTTGGACCAGGCAAGGCCGAACTGCTCGAACGCGTGCAGGACACCGGCTCCATTTCCGCGGCCGGGCGGCAGATGGGCATGAGCTACAAGCGCGCCTGGGACCTGGTCGATGCGATGAACCGGGTATTCGACGAGCCCGTGGTCCTGGCCAGCAAGGGTGGAAGCGGCGGTGGCGGCGCGGTGCTGACGCCCTTCGGCACGCGGGTCCTGGCAAGGTATCGGCGCATCGAACAAACGTGCGCCGAAGCCGCAGCAGCAGACCTGAGGTGGTTGAGCGCACATTGCGCCTCGCCCTGA
- a CDS encoding molybdopterin-dependent oxidoreductase, whose amino-acid sequence MKPFPALLIAALWSLPALSALAQTNDAPTTVSLDAAALRDLPRQRAQMNVHGQSLDCTGVSLTDLLQHAGAMPTTPLRGPALARVVDVQATDGYRVVFSLGELEAGLGKTQVILADQCQGKPLDAHEGPLRLIVPGDGRPARSVRQVTRITVRSP is encoded by the coding sequence ATGAAGCCCTTCCCTGCCCTGTTGATCGCCGCCCTTTGGTCGCTGCCCGCGCTCTCGGCGCTGGCCCAGACAAACGACGCACCGACAACGGTTTCGCTCGACGCTGCGGCCCTGCGCGATCTACCCCGTCAGCGCGCGCAGATGAACGTGCACGGCCAGTCACTGGACTGCACCGGCGTCTCGCTCACCGACCTGCTGCAGCACGCCGGCGCCATGCCCACCACGCCGCTGCGCGGCCCGGCACTGGCCCGCGTGGTCGACGTGCAGGCAACAGACGGCTATCGGGTCGTGTTCTCGCTGGGCGAACTGGAAGCCGGGCTCGGCAAAACCCAGGTCATCCTGGCCGACCAGTGCCAGGGCAAGCCACTGGACGCGCATGAAGGCCCGCTGCGCCTGATCGTGCCCGGCGACGGCCGACCGGCGCGTTCGGTCCGACAGGTCACCCGCATCACCGTGCGCTCGCCCTGA
- a CDS encoding OmpW family outer membrane protein: protein MRLIALPLATALALGAVAFPSHAQARGDWALGLGIHQVNPKSDNGALAGGTLPLEIGSDTKPTVSLEYFVADNLGLELLAAWPFEHDINIQGLGKVGTTKHLPPTLTLQYHFNSAGRVSPFVGAGLNYTTFFSEKTTGALAGSDLKLGDSWGLAAHVGVDFALNARSALRVDARWMDIDSSVHLDGADLGTAHIDPLTYGVAWVLKF, encoded by the coding sequence ATGCGCTTGATCGCCCTTCCGCTCGCCACCGCCCTTGCCCTGGGCGCGGTCGCCTTTCCCTCCCATGCGCAGGCCCGCGGTGACTGGGCACTGGGCCTGGGCATCCACCAGGTCAATCCGAAGTCAGACAACGGTGCGCTCGCTGGCGGCACGTTGCCGCTGGAGATCGGTAGCGACACCAAGCCGACGGTCAGCCTGGAGTACTTCGTCGCCGACAACCTTGGGCTGGAACTGCTGGCCGCCTGGCCGTTCGAGCACGACATCAACATCCAGGGGCTGGGCAAGGTCGGCACCACCAAGCACCTGCCGCCCACGTTGACCCTGCAGTACCACTTCAACAGCGCCGGGCGCGTGTCGCCGTTCGTAGGCGCGGGCCTGAACTACACGACCTTCTTCAGCGAGAAGACCACCGGTGCGTTGGCCGGCAGCGACCTGAAGCTCGGCGACTCCTGGGGGCTGGCCGCGCACGTGGGCGTGGATTTCGCGCTGAACGCGCGCAGCGCCCTGCGCGTGGATGCACGCTGGATGGACATCGACAGCAGCGTGCATCTCGATGGCGCCGACCTGGGCACCGCCCACATCGATCCGCTGACCTATGGCGTGGCCTGGGTGTTGAAGTTCTGA
- the modB gene encoding molybdate ABC transporter permease subunit: MFDFSPDELVAIRLSVKVAAVAAMASLPPAIAVAWLLARKRFYGRTLLDAVIHLPLVLPPVVVGYALLVTMGTRGAVGGWLLEHFGIRFAFRWTGAALACAVMGFPLMVRAIRLSIEQVDRRLEHAAATLGAPPWKVFLTVTLPLAWPGLMAGAVLAFAKALGEFGATITFVSNIPGQTQTISAAIYGLLQVPNAEGGIWRLAAVSLCISLGALVLSEWLVRRQRGHETEVL; the protein is encoded by the coding sequence GTGTTCGATTTCTCGCCCGACGAACTGGTCGCCATCCGCCTGAGCGTCAAGGTTGCGGCGGTCGCGGCGATGGCCAGCCTGCCGCCGGCCATCGCCGTGGCGTGGCTGCTGGCGCGCAAGCGCTTCTACGGCCGCACGCTGCTCGATGCCGTGATCCACCTGCCGCTGGTGCTGCCGCCGGTGGTGGTCGGCTATGCATTGCTGGTGACCATGGGCACGCGCGGTGCGGTCGGCGGCTGGCTGCTGGAACACTTCGGCATCCGTTTCGCGTTCCGCTGGACGGGCGCCGCGTTGGCCTGTGCGGTGATGGGCTTCCCGCTGATGGTGCGCGCGATCCGCCTGTCGATCGAACAGGTGGACCGCCGCCTGGAGCATGCCGCCGCCACCCTGGGCGCGCCGCCGTGGAAGGTGTTCCTGACCGTCACCCTGCCGCTGGCCTGGCCGGGCCTGATGGCGGGCGCGGTGCTGGCCTTCGCCAAGGCGTTGGGGGAGTTCGGCGCCACCATCACCTTCGTCTCCAACATCCCCGGCCAGACCCAGACCATCTCCGCCGCCATCTACGGCCTGCTGCAGGTGCCCAATGCCGAAGGCGGCATCTGGCGGCTGGCCGCGGTGTCGCTATGCATTTCACTGGGCGCGCTGGTGTTGTCCGAATGGCTGGTGCGCCGCCAGCGCGGCCACGAGACCGAGGTGCTGTGA
- the modA gene encoding molybdate ABC transporter substrate-binding protein: MTRFASRLLRTGVLLLAAVATFAAQAADTTPVTVFAAASLKESMDEAAALYQQTTGTPVSVSYAASSTLAKQIEQGAPADVFISADLQWMDYLQERKLIDTATRRSLLGNTLVLVAPKSSTAKINVTQPGALLQALGDERLAVGQVSSVPAGKYAKAALESLKLWDGVQGKLAESDSVRSALLLVSRGESPLGIVYGSDAAADPGVRVVDTFPESSHPAIVYPVASLTAGPSPSRAAFVTWLGTAPARAIFEKRGFTVLK, from the coding sequence ATGACACGTTTCGCTTCGCGCCTGCTGCGCACCGGCGTCCTGCTGCTCGCCGCCGTGGCCACGTTCGCGGCCCAGGCGGCCGATACCACGCCAGTCACCGTGTTCGCCGCCGCCAGCCTCAAGGAATCGATGGACGAGGCCGCCGCGCTGTACCAGCAGACCACCGGCACCCCGGTCAGCGTGTCCTACGCCGCCAGTTCCACCCTGGCCAAGCAGATCGAACAGGGTGCGCCGGCCGATGTCTTCATCTCGGCCGACCTGCAGTGGATGGACTACCTGCAGGAACGCAAGTTGATCGATACCGCCACGCGCCGCAGCCTGCTCGGCAACACCCTGGTCCTGGTGGCACCAAAGTCCAGCACGGCCAAGATCAACGTCACCCAGCCGGGCGCGCTGCTGCAGGCGCTGGGCGATGAGCGCTTGGCCGTGGGCCAGGTCAGCAGCGTACCGGCCGGCAAGTACGCCAAGGCCGCACTGGAATCGCTGAAGCTGTGGGACGGCGTGCAGGGCAAGCTGGCCGAATCGGACAGCGTGCGCTCGGCGCTGTTGCTGGTGTCGCGCGGCGAGTCGCCGCTGGGCATCGTCTACGGTTCCGACGCCGCCGCCGACCCGGGTGTGCGCGTGGTCGATACCTTCCCCGAAAGTAGCCATCCAGCCATCGTCTATCCGGTGGCCAGCCTGACCGCTGGCCCATCGCCGTCGCGTGCGGCCTTCGTCACCTGGCTGGGCACGGCGCCGGCCAGGGCGATCTTCGAAAAGCGCGGCTTTACGGTCCTGAAGTAA
- a CDS encoding OsmC family protein: MTIEDPITVVLEQEEDFAFRIHFEGLDVPDVLSDEASPLGHDGGPNPARLLLAGIANCLSASLLFALRKHKNTPGKLRASITAIPVRNAEGRWRIPTVQATLHLPGANADYQHLERVLDTFEDFCLVTQSVREGIDVQVTVKDDAGHVLRGDKSFEAGA, translated from the coding sequence ATGACCATCGAAGACCCGATCACCGTTGTGCTGGAACAGGAGGAGGACTTCGCGTTCCGCATCCATTTCGAAGGCCTGGACGTGCCTGACGTGCTGTCCGATGAAGCCTCGCCGCTGGGGCACGACGGCGGCCCCAATCCCGCGCGCCTGCTGCTGGCCGGCATCGCCAATTGCCTGTCGGCCAGCCTGCTGTTCGCCCTGCGCAAGCACAAGAACACGCCGGGCAAGCTGCGCGCATCGATCACCGCGATCCCGGTGCGCAATGCCGAAGGCCGTTGGCGGATCCCCACCGTGCAGGCGACGTTGCATCTGCCCGGTGCCAACGCCGACTACCAGCACTTGGAGCGCGTGCTCGATACCTTCGAGGACTTCTGCCTGGTGACCCAGAGCGTGCGCGAGGGAATCGACGTGCAGGTCACCGTGAAAGATGATGCTGGCCACGTGCTGCGTGGCGACAAGAGTTTCGAGGCTGGCGCATGA
- a CDS encoding OmpW family outer membrane protein — MHIRPLHYLAALALACCAPSAFAQAAGHHTLGAGLYGIAPKSDAGTILAGTTPLEVDNGFGASLTWEYFVGENWGLETALNLAGKQDITVDGRKAGSFVALPPTFTVQYHFNGSGNVSPFVGLGLNYATYFSESGDGVLAGTDLKLKDSFGLTAHAGIDFAVGESSAIRVDVRWIQMQPDIELFDSKVGSLDIDPLFYGVSYVKYF; from the coding sequence ATGCACATCCGTCCGCTCCACTACCTTGCCGCGCTTGCACTGGCCTGCTGCGCCCCCTCCGCCTTCGCCCAGGCCGCCGGTCACCACACCCTGGGCGCGGGCCTGTACGGCATTGCGCCCAAATCCGATGCAGGCACCATCCTGGCCGGCACCACGCCGCTGGAGGTCGATAACGGCTTCGGCGCTTCGCTGACCTGGGAATACTTCGTCGGCGAGAACTGGGGCCTGGAGACCGCGCTCAACCTGGCCGGCAAGCAGGACATCACCGTGGATGGCCGCAAGGCCGGCAGCTTCGTCGCACTGCCGCCGACCTTCACCGTGCAATACCACTTCAACGGCAGCGGCAACGTCTCGCCGTTCGTGGGCCTGGGCTTGAACTACGCCACCTACTTCAGCGAAAGCGGCGACGGCGTGCTGGCCGGCACCGACCTGAAACTCAAGGACTCCTTCGGCCTGACCGCCCACGCCGGCATCGACTTCGCCGTGGGCGAAAGCAGCGCGATCCGCGTGGACGTACGCTGGATCCAGATGCAGCCGGATATCGAGCTGTTCGACAGCAAGGTCGGCTCGCTGGACATCGATCCGCTGTTCTATGGCGTGTCCTACGTGAAGTACTTCTGA
- a CDS encoding DUF2339 domain-containing protein gives MEAFFVLLGLVLLAIPVLLIVALVSISSLRRRVAQLELDMFAMARPARQGSPWGATAEAERAAPATTPAPEVDRPATPVDAEPVAPRPAYLRPEAVERTPPPIPERPEVPTPAPVAKTPSRPDPITQLLAAAKRWFTEGNVPVKVGMLVLLAGVAALLKYAGDQGWFRMPIELRYAGIAAAALAGLVFGWRQRAARPGFALALQGGTIGVLLLTVFAAFKISGLMPAGAAFGISLVLIAGMCVLAVLQESRTLAVLGTLAGFLAPIWLSTGSGNHVALFSYYALLNAGVFAIAWVRSWRVLNLLGFVFTFGIGTIWGVLDYQPDKFASTEPFLLLFFAFYLLIPVLHARHGDTQTRVIDGSLLFGTPLVAFSLQAGLLRGDGMQLALCALALAVIYAGLAAWLLRDARTALLGRAHALLAAGFATLAVPLALSAKATASVFALEGAGLVWLGLRQQRRLPLASGVLLQCAAAISFALGIEGGTHDLTAVANPAFMSALLIALAGFASAWMLQAGKTKALAAIAYLWALAWWSGAGLTEIQRFAALPDQPDLVLVLLAVTAWLAAEVHRIRPAVALLWTVMLAFVLAMPVAGWQMAVHAQPFAGGGAVAWGVFAALGTRALWCLRGAEGPGAQGAQFVWLLVWPLMLSMAGSWLADHAQLAGGWVFALLAWPWLALAAVSLLRWSWLAWPRGDALDACRPGMQATVFVVLLLGWLVALGDSLGAAPLPWLPLLNPGELSQLAVLALLARWLWHANVPAGLQRRRIFLMAVAGMVLITSSTLHSVHHWGQVPWNAQLLWTSVAQTSLTVVWSVLGVIAWVFGSRRGQRGLWLSGALLMGLVLAKLVLVDRQHLGNLLGIGSFIAYGLLCTLVGYFAPAPPRDGEQAAEVQG, from the coding sequence ATGGAAGCGTTCTTCGTGCTGCTGGGACTGGTGCTGCTGGCGATTCCCGTGCTGCTGATCGTGGCGCTGGTTTCGATCAGCAGCCTGCGCCGACGCGTGGCGCAGCTGGAACTGGACATGTTTGCCATGGCCAGGCCGGCAAGGCAGGGCTCGCCTTGGGGGGCGACAGCGGAAGCCGAGCGTGCCGCGCCCGCGACTACGCCAGCGCCAGAAGTGGACCGTCCTGCAACACCGGTCGATGCGGAGCCCGTTGCGCCCAGGCCCGCTTATCTGCGGCCGGAAGCCGTCGAGCGCACACCGCCACCGATCCCGGAGCGCCCCGAGGTGCCGACGCCCGCACCGGTGGCCAAGACGCCTTCTCGCCCGGACCCCATCACCCAACTGCTGGCGGCGGCCAAGCGCTGGTTCACCGAAGGCAACGTGCCGGTGAAGGTCGGCATGCTGGTGCTGCTGGCCGGTGTCGCGGCACTGCTCAAATACGCCGGTGATCAGGGCTGGTTCCGCATGCCGATCGAGCTGCGTTATGCGGGCATTGCGGCGGCAGCGTTGGCGGGCCTGGTGTTTGGGTGGCGGCAGCGTGCGGCGCGCCCGGGATTCGCGCTTGCGTTGCAGGGCGGCACGATTGGCGTGCTGCTGCTGACGGTGTTCGCGGCATTCAAGATTTCCGGCCTGATGCCGGCAGGCGCGGCGTTCGGAATCAGCTTGGTGCTGATTGCTGGCATGTGCGTGCTTGCGGTGCTGCAGGAATCGCGCACGTTGGCCGTGCTGGGCACGCTCGCCGGGTTCCTCGCGCCGATCTGGCTGTCTACCGGCAGCGGCAACCACGTCGCGTTGTTCTCGTACTACGCGCTGCTCAACGCGGGCGTGTTTGCGATTGCGTGGGTGCGTTCCTGGCGGGTGCTGAACCTGCTCGGGTTTGTCTTCACCTTTGGCATCGGCACGATCTGGGGCGTGCTGGATTACCAGCCGGACAAGTTCGCCAGCACCGAGCCGTTCCTGCTGCTGTTCTTTGCTTTCTATCTGCTGATTCCGGTGTTGCATGCGCGGCACGGCGACACCCAGACGCGCGTGATCGACGGAAGCCTGCTGTTCGGCACGCCGCTGGTGGCGTTCTCGCTGCAGGCGGGCCTGCTGCGCGGCGATGGCATGCAGTTGGCGCTGTGTGCATTGGCGCTCGCCGTGATCTACGCCGGCCTTGCCGCATGGTTGCTGCGTGATGCCCGCACCGCGCTGTTGGGGCGTGCCCACGCGTTGCTGGCTGCCGGTTTCGCGACGCTCGCTGTCCCGCTGGCGCTGTCCGCGAAAGCCACGGCAAGCGTGTTCGCGCTCGAAGGGGCAGGGCTGGTCTGGCTGGGCCTGCGCCAGCAGCGCCGGCTGCCGCTGGCCAGTGGTGTGCTGCTGCAGTGTGCCGCGGCGATCAGCTTTGCATTGGGGATCGAAGGCGGCACGCACGACCTCACTGCGGTCGCCAATCCGGCCTTCATGAGCGCGCTGCTGATCGCGCTTGCCGGGTTTGCCAGCGCCTGGATGCTGCAGGCAGGCAAGACCAAAGCGTTGGCTGCGATCGCCTACCTGTGGGCGCTGGCTTGGTGGAGTGGTGCTGGATTGACCGAAATCCAGCGCTTTGCCGCGCTCCCCGATCAGCCGGATCTGGTGCTGGTCCTGCTTGCCGTCACGGCCTGGCTGGCAGCCGAGGTGCATCGCATCCGGCCGGCCGTCGCGCTGTTGTGGACGGTGATGCTGGCATTCGTCCTGGCCATGCCGGTGGCAGGCTGGCAGATGGCCGTACATGCGCAGCCTTTTGCTGGCGGTGGCGCGGTGGCCTGGGGGGTGTTCGCGGCGCTGGGGACGCGCGCGCTGTGGTGCCTGCGCGGGGCCGAAGGCCCTGGTGCGCAGGGCGCGCAGTTCGTGTGGCTGCTGGTCTGGCCGTTGATGTTGTCGATGGCTGGCAGCTGGCTTGCCGACCATGCGCAGCTGGCGGGAGGCTGGGTGTTCGCCTTGCTGGCCTGGCCATGGCTGGCGTTGGCGGCAGTGTCGTTGCTGCGTTGGTCGTGGTTGGCCTGGCCGCGTGGCGATGCGCTCGATGCGTGCCGCCCGGGCATGCAGGCCACGGTGTTCGTGGTGCTGTTGCTGGGCTGGCTGGTGGCGCTGGGTGACAGCCTTGGCGCCGCGCCGTTGCCGTGGTTGCCGCTGCTCAATCCGGGCGAGCTGAGTCAGCTTGCGGTGCTGGCCCTGCTCGCGCGCTGGCTATGGCACGCCAATGTGCCAGCGGGTCTGCAGCGGCGGCGCATCTTCCTGATGGCCGTGGCGGGCATGGTGTTGATCACCAGCTCAACGCTGCACTCGGTCCATCACTGGGGACAGGTGCCGTGGAATGCGCAGCTGCTGTGGACCAGCGTGGCGCAGACCAGCCTGACCGTAGTGTGGAGCGTGCTGGGCGTGATCGCCTGGGTGTTCGGTTCGCGGCGTGGACAGCGTGGACTCTGGCTCAGTGGTGCGCTGCTGATGGGTCTGGTACTGGCCAAGCTGGTGCTGGTCGACCGGCAGCACCTGGGCAACCTGCTGGGCATCGGTTCGTTCATCGCCTATGGATTGCTGTGCACGCTGGTCGGGTATTTCGCGCCGGCGCCGCCGCGTGATGGCGAGCAGGCTGCGGAGGTGCAGGGATGA
- a CDS encoding DUF3999 domain-containing protein, whose product MKAMFLMLLVPLAAAAAGSGDNYVQQWPMQLSTADAGAYRVTLSDAVYRTAQSPVLADVVPRNAQGQPLPAALMAADSPLAMPPQRVGLPLFQLPARPAGQSGDLQLIAQRDAQGAVTRVETRLPEGATQAARAGGWLLDASALKSPVQAVWLEWQAQPQLQAELRLEGSDDLRDWFLIDPRVTVVDLDNGRQRLSQRRIALPSSAHYLRIVPVSGSVPVLQSVQAEVAAPVAAQPWQSVLLDGKALERGFEFTSPGRFPVAQVDVVSGGNEAVEWIVQSRDASDAPWVQRAGPWLAYQVGGAAQRSAPQRLSVTTRDRYWRLLPSAGKAATAPQLRLDYRPEVIVFLAQGTPLYALAAGSANARRSDAPLQPMIAALRQDRGAQWQPALAELAATAQPLQGEAALQPVAEKPDWKKLLLWALLVIGALVVGGFAVSLLRAKQPPDGPST is encoded by the coding sequence ATGAAGGCGATGTTCCTGATGTTGCTGGTGCCTCTGGCCGCCGCCGCCGCGGGTTCCGGCGACAACTATGTGCAGCAGTGGCCGATGCAGTTGTCGACCGCCGATGCCGGTGCCTACCGGGTCACGTTGTCCGATGCGGTCTATCGCACCGCGCAATCCCCGGTGCTGGCCGATGTTGTGCCCCGCAATGCGCAAGGCCAGCCGCTACCGGCCGCGTTGATGGCGGCCGACTCGCCTTTGGCCATGCCGCCACAGCGCGTGGGCCTGCCGCTGTTCCAGCTGCCTGCGCGTCCTGCGGGCCAGTCCGGCGACCTGCAGCTGATCGCGCAACGCGACGCACAAGGTGCGGTGACCCGGGTGGAAACCCGCCTGCCGGAAGGTGCGACGCAGGCCGCCCGCGCCGGTGGCTGGTTGCTGGATGCCAGCGCCCTGAAATCGCCGGTCCAGGCGGTATGGCTGGAATGGCAGGCGCAACCGCAGCTGCAGGCGGAGTTGCGCCTGGAAGGCAGCGATGACCTGCGCGACTGGTTCCTGATCGACCCGCGCGTCACCGTGGTCGACCTGGACAACGGCCGGCAGCGCCTGAGCCAGCGACGCATCGCGTTGCCATCCAGCGCGCATTACCTGCGGATCGTGCCGGTGTCGGGCAGCGTGCCAGTGTTGCAAAGCGTCCAGGCCGAAGTCGCGGCGCCGGTTGCGGCGCAGCCGTGGCAGTCGGTGCTGCTGGACGGCAAGGCGCTGGAGCGCGGTTTCGAATTCACTTCGCCAGGCCGCTTCCCGGTGGCGCAGGTGGACGTGGTGTCCGGCGGCAACGAGGCGGTCGAATGGATCGTGCAGAGTCGCGATGCCTCCGACGCGCCGTGGGTGCAGCGTGCAGGCCCATGGTTGGCGTACCAGGTGGGCGGCGCCGCGCAACGCTCGGCGCCGCAGCGACTGTCGGTGACCACGCGGGATCGTTACTGGCGCCTGCTGCCGAGCGCGGGCAAGGCGGCCACGGCGCCGCAGCTGCGCCTGGATTACCGGCCCGAGGTCATCGTGTTCCTGGCCCAGGGCACGCCGCTGTATGCGCTGGCCGCGGGCAGCGCCAATGCACGGCGTTCGGATGCGCCGCTGCAGCCGATGATCGCGGCCCTGCGCCAGGACCGTGGGGCGCAATGGCAGCCCGCGTTGGCCGAACTCGCAGCGACGGCGCAACCCCTGCAGGGTGAAGCCGCGCTGCAGCCGGTGGCCGAGAAGCCCGACTGGAAAAAACTGCTGCTCTGGGCGTTGCTGGTCATCGGCGCCCTGGTGGTCGGTGGGTTCGCGGTCAGCTTGTTGCGCGCGAAACAACCGCCTGACGGACCTTCAACCTGA
- the gap gene encoding type I glyceraldehyde-3-phosphate dehydrogenase — MSIKVGINGFGRIGRNVLRSAVQNFDGDIEIVAINDLLEPDYLAYMLQYDSVHGRFDGTVSVEGTTLIVNGKKIRLTAERDPAALKWDEVGAEVVIESTGIFLDKAGAQKHLDAGAKKVILSAPSKDDTPMFVFGVNDKTYNGEAIISNASCTTNCLAPLAKVVHDKWGIKRGLMTTVHAATATQKTVDGPSNKDWRGGRGILENIIPSSTGAAKAVGVVIPELNKKLTGMSLRVPTSDVSVVDLTCELEKPATYEEICAEMKAQSEGALKGILGYTEDKVVATDFRGETRTSVFDAGAGIALDSTFVKLVSWYDNEWGYSNKCLEMVRVVAAK; from the coding sequence ATGAGCATCAAGGTAGGCATCAACGGCTTCGGCCGCATCGGTCGCAACGTACTGCGTTCGGCGGTGCAGAATTTCGACGGCGACATCGAGATCGTCGCCATCAACGACCTGCTGGAACCGGATTACCTGGCCTACATGCTGCAGTACGACTCGGTGCATGGCCGCTTCGACGGCACCGTGTCGGTCGAAGGCACCACCCTGATCGTCAACGGCAAGAAGATCCGCCTGACCGCCGAGCGCGATCCGGCCGCGCTGAAGTGGGACGAGGTCGGCGCCGAAGTCGTCATCGAATCCACCGGCATCTTCCTGGACAAGGCTGGCGCGCAGAAGCACCTGGATGCAGGCGCCAAGAAGGTCATCCTGTCGGCCCCGTCCAAGGACGACACGCCGATGTTCGTGTTCGGCGTCAACGACAAGACCTACAACGGCGAGGCGATCATCTCCAACGCCTCGTGCACCACCAACTGCCTGGCCCCGTTGGCCAAGGTCGTCCATGACAAGTGGGGCATCAAGCGCGGCCTGATGACCACCGTGCATGCGGCTACCGCCACGCAGAAGACCGTCGATGGCCCGTCCAACAAGGACTGGCGCGGCGGCCGCGGCATCCTGGAGAACATCATTCCGTCCTCCACCGGCGCGGCCAAGGCTGTCGGCGTGGTGATTCCGGAATTGAACAAGAAGCTGACCGGCATGAGCCTGCGCGTGCCGACCTCGGACGTCTCGGTGGTTGACCTGACCTGCGAGCTGGAAAAGCCGGCCACCTACGAAGAAATCTGCGCCGAGATGAAGGCCCAGAGCGAAGGCGCGCTGAAGGGCATCCTGGGCTATACCGAAGACAAGGTCGTCGCCACCGATTTCCGCGGCGAAACCCGTACCTCGGTGTTCGACGCCGGTGCCGGCATCGCCCTGGACTCCACCTTCGTCAAGTTGGTGTCCTGGTACGACAACGAATGGGGCTACTCCAACAAGTGCCTGGAAATGGTGCGCGTGGTGGCTGCGAAGTAA
- the modC gene encoding molybdenum ABC transporter ATP-binding protein, with the protein MLELDVQLQRGGFNRSVRIASDARVLALTGPSGAGKTSVLNAISGLLRPQSGRITVDGRVLFDSSQRIDLPVHRRRIGYVFQDARLFPHMDVQRNLRYGNHARTGAQQFGFDAVVELLGIAPLLQRRPRNLSGGEAQRVAIGRALLSQPALLLLDEPLSALDAKRRGELIPYLRRVCTETGLPMLYVSHQPDEVQQLADAVHVLD; encoded by the coding sequence ATGCTGGAACTCGACGTCCAGCTGCAGCGCGGAGGCTTCAACCGCAGCGTGCGTATCGCCAGCGATGCACGCGTGCTCGCATTGACCGGCCCGTCCGGTGCCGGCAAGACCAGCGTGCTCAACGCAATTTCAGGATTACTGCGTCCGCAGTCGGGCCGCATCACGGTGGATGGGCGGGTCCTGTTCGACAGCAGCCAGCGCATCGACCTGCCGGTGCACCGCCGCCGCATCGGCTATGTCTTCCAGGATGCGCGGCTGTTCCCGCACATGGATGTACAGCGCAACCTGCGCTACGGCAACCACGCCAGGACAGGTGCGCAGCAGTTCGGTTTCGATGCGGTGGTGGAACTGCTGGGCATCGCCCCACTGCTGCAGCGTCGCCCGCGCAACCTATCCGGCGGCGAGGCCCAGCGCGTGGCGATCGGACGCGCCCTGCTCTCGCAACCCGCACTACTCCTGCTGGACGAACCGCTGTCCGCACTGGATGCCAAGCGACGCGGCGAGCTGATTCCCTACTTGCGCCGGGTCTGCACCGAAACCGGCTTGCCGATGCTCTACGTCAGCCACCAGCCCGACGAAGTGCAGCAATTGGCCGATGCGGTGCACGTGCTGGACTGA